The Flavobacterium marginilacus genome window below encodes:
- a CDS encoding zinc-binding dehydrogenase: MDVDFVLDTLGGDTILKSLDITKQGGTIVSIASSSLSAEEVEKAKAKNVDLSFLLVASSGDDMLQLAQLMEKGILKSHVSKTFSFDEMREAHSYLEKDRTVGKIAVNM; the protein is encoded by the coding sequence ATTGATGTTGATTTTGTATTAGACACACTTGGTGGCGATACTATTTTAAAATCATTAGACATAACAAAACAAGGCGGAACAATTGTTTCCATTGCCTCTAGTAGTCTATCTGCTGAAGAAGTTGAAAAAGCAAAAGCAAAAAATGTTGATTTATCCTTTTTGCTTGTAGCCTCATCAGGAGATGATATGTTGCAACTTGCTCAATTAATGGAAAAAGGAATACTGAAATCACACGTTTCCAAAACATTCTCTTTTGATGAAATGCGTGAAGCACATTCTTATTTAGAAAAAGACCGAACTGTTGGCAAAATCGCAGTCAATATGTAA